The following coding sequences lie in one Acidimicrobiales bacterium genomic window:
- a CDS encoding site-2 protease family protein: MSATDTNQGGGSGTPEGPDVPDHDGAPVAMVHEAEVPAEDVAGDGTETDDMVQSSPLRILAVLAALAAVWILASPVWVAVILAIVLMLFLHELGHYLTAKRAGMLVTEFFIGFGPRIWSFRRGEVEYGLKAIPAGAYVRIVGMSNLDEVDPADEARAYRQQPFWQRFSVAVAGSTMHFLLAFALLFTLFVGFGEPDRSAWTVDRVTPSDALEQNGEPVDSPAVEAGLRPGDRVVAVNDEVVGDFAELKDVVESLPGETVTLTVERDGDTFETTTTLLSQGPDGAEEGFLGINGDVPLRRLGPIAAVQRSASTFGEVVAGSLTSIPKGVSSLFQAAADSTSSDDSSTPTVSDDGVSSDPNQNRIVSIYGAARLGEQAARLGMATVLILFAMVNIFIGIFNLLPLLPLDGGHVAIAIYEKFREWRLGNNRRYFVDVGKLLPVTYAVVMVMVGIGVLTLYMDVINPINLPN; encoded by the coding sequence ATGAGCGCCACGGACACCAACCAGGGCGGCGGGTCGGGGACCCCCGAGGGACCGGACGTCCCGGACCACGACGGTGCGCCCGTGGCCATGGTCCACGAGGCGGAGGTGCCGGCCGAGGACGTCGCCGGCGACGGGACCGAGACGGACGACATGGTCCAGTCCAGCCCGTTGCGCATCCTCGCCGTGCTCGCGGCGCTCGCCGCCGTCTGGATCCTGGCCAGCCCCGTGTGGGTGGCCGTCATCCTGGCCATCGTGTTGATGCTGTTCCTCCACGAGCTCGGCCACTACCTCACCGCGAAGCGCGCCGGCATGCTCGTCACCGAGTTCTTCATCGGCTTCGGGCCGCGCATCTGGTCGTTCCGGCGCGGCGAGGTCGAGTACGGCCTGAAGGCCATCCCCGCCGGCGCCTACGTGCGCATCGTGGGCATGAGCAACCTCGACGAGGTCGACCCCGCCGACGAGGCCCGCGCCTACCGCCAGCAGCCCTTCTGGCAGCGCTTCTCGGTGGCGGTGGCCGGGTCCACCATGCACTTCCTGCTCGCCTTCGCCCTGCTCTTCACCCTGTTCGTGGGCTTCGGCGAGCCCGACCGCTCGGCCTGGACGGTCGACCGCGTCACCCCGTCGGACGCGCTCGAGCAGAACGGCGAGCCGGTGGACAGCCCGGCGGTCGAGGCCGGCCTGCGCCCCGGTGACCGCGTCGTGGCCGTGAACGACGAGGTCGTCGGCGACTTCGCCGAGCTGAAGGACGTCGTCGAGTCGCTCCCCGGTGAGACGGTGACCCTCACCGTCGAGCGCGACGGCGACACCTTCGAGACCACCACCACCCTGCTGAGCCAGGGCCCGGACGGGGCGGAGGAGGGCTTCCTCGGCATCAACGGGGACGTGCCCCTGCGCCGCCTCGGGCCGATCGCCGCCGTCCAACGCTCGGCCAGCACCTTCGGCGAGGTCGTGGCCGGCTCGCTCACCAGCATCCCCAAGGGAGTTTCCAGCCTCTTCCAGGCCGCGGCGGACAGCACCAGTTCGGATGACTCCAGCACCCCGACGGTCTCGGACGACGGCGTGTCCTCGGATCCGAACCAGAACCGCATCGTGTCGATCTACGGTGCCGCCCGCCTCGGCGAGCAGGCCGCGCGCCTCGGCATGGCCACGGTGCTGATCCTCTTCGCGATGGTCAACATCTTCATCGGCATCTTCAACCTGCTGCCCCTGTTGCCGCTCGACGGTGGCCACGTGGCCATCGCCATCTACGAGAAGTTCCGGGAGTGGCGCCTGGGCAACAACCGGCGCTACTTCGTCGACGTCGGCAAGTTGCTGCCGGTCACCTACGCGGTGGTCATGGTGATGGTGGGAATCGGCGTCCTCACGCTGTACATGGACGTCATCAACCCCATCAACCTGCCCAACTAG